A DNA window from Sulfitobacter sp. BSw21498 contains the following coding sequences:
- a CDS encoding LysR family transcriptional regulator, producing the protein MTDIKKPTRLDLRHLRYALAVADASGFRAAAETLNIAQPAISKAVKDTEIDLGFRIFDRSGPRVLPTPEGAVFLEDARQTVAQFERTIRASRQNAAGARGHIIVGYSALATSRQISEALDAFHRSVPGIQVEMHVMSTDNMLKNLKSGVIDLGFLLSHPTVGAPGIDQMPVWRSRIGVVAPAGEAPARIEDLTGVPFVMGLRENWRSWRALLDSACDRARLSPVVVDEAWDVQVILQRVAERRGVTLFPTSMADSLPAALELAPVEGLDAEATIAMAWSIKADTGLLRQFRGHFPPLG; encoded by the coding sequence ATGACCGACATCAAGAAACCCACCCGGCTCGACCTGCGGCATCTGCGGTACGCTTTGGCGGTGGCTGACGCCAGCGGGTTTCGCGCAGCCGCCGAGACGCTCAATATCGCGCAGCCCGCCATTTCGAAAGCCGTGAAAGACACTGAAATCGATTTGGGATTCCGTATCTTTGACCGCAGCGGCCCGCGCGTTCTGCCCACGCCCGAGGGGGCCGTCTTTCTTGAGGATGCGCGCCAGACGGTGGCCCAGTTCGAACGGACCATCCGCGCCTCGCGCCAGAATGCGGCCGGCGCACGGGGGCATATCATCGTCGGGTATTCGGCGCTTGCCACCTCGCGGCAAATCTCTGAAGCGCTGGATGCTTTCCACCGCAGCGTGCCGGGTATTCAAGTCGAGATGCATGTCATGTCTACCGATAACATGCTGAAAAACTTGAAATCTGGCGTGATCGACCTTGGTTTCCTGCTGTCTCATCCCACCGTCGGCGCACCGGGGATCGACCAGATGCCGGTTTGGCGCTCGCGCATTGGTGTGGTCGCCCCCGCCGGAGAAGCCCCCGCACGGATCGAAGACCTGACAGGCGTGCCCTTTGTCATGGGGCTGCGCGAGAACTGGCGGTCTTGGCGCGCCCTTCTCGACAGCGCGTGTGATCGGGCGCGGCTTAGCCCCGTGGTGGTGGACGAGGCATGGGACGTACAGGTGATCTTGCAGCGCGTGGCCGAGCGGCGCGGCGTGACGCTGTTCCCCACGAGCATGGCAGACAGCCTGCCCGCCGCGCTGGAACTGGCACCGGTCGAGGGGCTGGATGCAGAAGCGACGATCGCAATGGCATGGAGCATCAAGGCAGATACCGGCCTGCTGCGTCAGTTTCGCGGTCACTTCCCCCCGCTGGGTTGA
- a CDS encoding 2Fe-2S iron-sulfur cluster-binding protein, with protein sequence MRTTLTVNGKDHSLDADTRTSLLDALRNHLNLTGTKKGCDHGQCGACTVMVNGRRINSCLSLACMHDGDEITTIEGLGDEHNLSDMQQNFVKHDGFQCGYCTPGQICSATAMLEEFKAGWPSNVSGSLTASPELTDAEISERMSGNICRCAAYPNIVDAIRETAEEQS encoded by the coding sequence ATGCGAACCACACTGACCGTTAACGGCAAAGACCATAGTCTTGATGCAGACACCCGCACCTCGCTGCTGGATGCGCTGCGCAATCACCTGAACCTCACTGGCACCAAAAAAGGCTGCGATCACGGACAGTGCGGGGCCTGCACCGTCATGGTTAACGGACGTCGCATCAACTCATGTCTCAGCCTTGCCTGCATGCATGACGGCGACGAAATCACCACGATCGAGGGGTTGGGCGACGAACACAACCTGTCAGACATGCAGCAGAATTTCGTGAAACACGATGGATTCCAATGCGGCTATTGCACCCCGGGTCAAATCTGTTCAGCCACCGCCATGCTCGAAGAGTTCAAAGCCGGCTGGCCCTCCAATGTTTCGGGCAGCCTTACCGCATCGCCCGAGCTGACCGATGCCGAAATATCAGAGCGGATGTCAGGTAATATTTGCCGTTGCGCCGCCTACCCCAATATCGTCGATGCGATCCGCGAAACCGCGGAGGAGCAGTCATGA
- a CDS encoding alpha/beta hydrolase: MKQMPFAPFDLPEAQPFLLEGSDTGFLFFHGFTSTPQSVREVALAVHAASGATVSCPLLAGHGKDPAALAQTGQSDWVGSAEAALETLSARCARVIVGGLSLGATLSLNLAARMPDKIHGVVSINGSTGLYRPEVVAPLYEPQGAAFISGIGSDIAEPGTTEICYDRIPRETLKERFLLTNATGALLPLIRQPILILQSRRDNVVDPQNAPRIATSVTSSDIQLGWLERSYHVATLDYDRGLIAERITGFLQRCTA, translated from the coding sequence ATGAAACAGATGCCGTTTGCCCCATTCGACCTGCCCGAAGCGCAGCCTTTTCTTCTTGAGGGCAGCGATACCGGCTTTCTCTTTTTTCACGGCTTCACCAGCACGCCGCAAAGCGTGCGCGAAGTCGCCCTAGCTGTGCACGCGGCAAGCGGTGCGACCGTGTCTTGCCCATTGCTCGCAGGGCATGGCAAAGACCCGGCAGCCTTGGCGCAGACCGGCCAAAGCGATTGGGTAGGCTCTGCTGAAGCGGCCCTTGAGACGCTATCGGCGCGCTGTGCGCGGGTGATCGTCGGGGGGCTTTCCTTGGGCGCAACCCTGTCTCTCAACCTCGCCGCGCGTATGCCCGACAAGATACATGGCGTGGTCAGCATCAATGGCTCTACCGGGCTGTACCGCCCCGAAGTGGTCGCCCCGCTTTATGAGCCTCAGGGGGCGGCGTTCATCAGCGGCATCGGTTCGGATATTGCCGAACCGGGCACCACCGAAATCTGCTATGACCGCATCCCGCGTGAAACCCTGAAAGAGCGTTTCCTTCTTACCAATGCCACCGGTGCGCTGCTGCCACTGATCCGCCAGCCCATTTTGATCTTGCAATCGCGCCGCGATAACGTCGTTGATCCGCAAAATGCACCGCGTATTGCGACCTCGGTGACGTCTAGCGATATCCAGCTTGGCTGGCTCGAGCGATCCTACCATGTTGCGACATTAGATTATGACCGCGGCCTGATCGCCGAACGGATCACCGGATTTTTGCAGCGCTGCACAGCCTGA
- a CDS encoding FAD binding domain-containing protein, which yields MKQFDYIRASANSDVARTPDATIIAGGTNLLDLMKLEVMTPDKLVDISRLDLKQITPTRDGGLRIGALVTNSDLAADMTVREDYAALSSALLAGASGQLRNKATTGGNLLQRTRCYYFYDTDQPCNKREPGSGCGAMEGANRLHAILGVTDKCIASHPSDMAVAMQMLGAEVEIEGTDGASRTVPLSEFYLIPTDPAVETILQSGELITAVTLPAPAEGNQMYRKVRDRASYAFAMVSVAARIEVSEGKITQAAIACGGIGSMPWRDPAVEEALIGQEPSVTLFGKAADILVADAAPKDGNAFKVPLARRTLIATLKELTGVQQ from the coding sequence ATGAAGCAGTTCGACTATATCCGCGCCAGTGCAAACAGTGATGTCGCCCGCACCCCTGACGCGACAATCATCGCGGGCGGGACCAACCTGCTGGACCTCATGAAGCTAGAGGTGATGACCCCTGACAAACTTGTCGACATCTCGCGGCTGGACCTGAAACAGATCACTCCCACGCGCGACGGCGGGCTGCGTATCGGCGCTTTGGTCACGAACTCTGACCTCGCGGCGGATATGACGGTTCGCGAAGACTATGCCGCATTATCGTCGGCCCTGTTGGCCGGTGCGTCGGGTCAACTGCGCAACAAGGCGACCACCGGCGGCAACCTTCTGCAACGGACCCGCTGCTATTATTTCTATGACACCGACCAACCGTGCAACAAACGCGAGCCGGGTTCAGGCTGCGGCGCGATGGAGGGGGCGAACCGGCTTCACGCGATCCTTGGCGTCACCGACAAGTGCATCGCCAGCCATCCCAGTGATATGGCCGTTGCGATGCAAATGCTGGGGGCCGAAGTCGAGATCGAGGGCACCGATGGCGCCTCTCGCACGGTGCCGCTGTCCGAATTCTATCTGATCCCCACCGATCCCGCAGTTGAAACAATTTTGCAATCGGGTGAACTGATCACCGCCGTCACCTTGCCCGCCCCTGCCGAGGGGAACCAGATGTATCGCAAAGTACGCGATCGCGCATCCTACGCGTTTGCCATGGTATCAGTCGCGGCGCGGATCGAGGTATCGGAAGGCAAAATTACCCAAGCCGCAATCGCTTGTGGTGGCATTGGATCGATGCCGTGGCGCGATCCGGCGGTCGAAGAGGCGCTCATCGGGCAAGAGCCTTCGGTCACCTTGTTCGGCAAGGCCGCCGATATTCTGGTGGCAGACGCAGCACCCAAAGACGGCAACGCATTCAAAGTGCCACTGGCACGGCGCACGTTGATTGCCACACTCAAGGAACTGACGGGGGTACAGCAATGA